The Coffea arabica cultivar ET-39 chromosome 10e, Coffea Arabica ET-39 HiFi, whole genome shotgun sequence region GTGGCCATGAATGCATTATCCCGATCAATGCTGAATTATAACTAGTGGATGGAAATAAATCGTCGGTGATGGATAAGCCGTGACAGATCAAGCATATACCTCATTCGGTAATTATCTTCATAGCAAAAGATGTTTGTACGTGAAAATTCGATCAGGTTCTCTTGTAACTTGCCATTCACAAATATGCTTGTTTGAGTAAGTGACAAATTAAGACAAATGTCGCACCGCATTTAATCTCAAGATCTACTTACGTCTCAGCGAAGTAATTGATCTTGGATTTAATGAATGAAAGAACTGATGAGATATATCGAGCGTAGGAAGGACTACAtgttatttaataattaaaaatatactCCATATTTAGTAAATCTTTTTTGGTTTGCATTCATTCAATGGGTAGAAATTGGTATATATGTAATCAAACACGACCTAAGATAGTTTGGTCTTAAagaaaaagggttataaaatcgTAAAACTTGATGGATTaattaatctttcttacacACAACAAGTCTGTTCACTGACAAGATTAAACGAATACCATATCGTATCAGTTCGAATTTTGAActctaaaatttataaaagTCACGAGCATATAGATCTATCAGcgtatatatacattgaaaggATTTAATTACCCTAAAACTTATGATTAGGCCGGGTAATCTGGTTCTGTCCAAACCGGTCGGTTGGTGTACCCGAAAACTTAAAAGCAGAAAAGGAGAAGTACTACATGAAAAGTGGCTAATTAACCTTTAGAAAGCTGCCGTTGCCTGAACTGAACAATCAAAAAAAAACGCATTAGGGTACTTCAGCTATTACGTGGGATTCAGTCCTGGAGGATAATCTCATCGCATATATATGAACAACAATACAAATCTGCTATTCAATTAATAGACGCCATGTTTGTTCAAACAGAGATCGATTTATTAATGGCAATCGGTCGATTGATTTGTTTAGTCAATAATTGAATAAAGATAATTAGCTGTAATAGTGCATGTAGGGTATGCTACTACATATAGCTCCGGGAAGCAACCTACTCGcatcaaagttagaaaagtaTAACAACCTATGCATGGGATGGGATGTCACTATGATtcacatccaattcaagccgcGATATCATCAATCTGATGAAGCTGGCATGgatttttataataataataataattaatgcCGGAAATCAAATAATTTACTGTTAATTAGTAGTACTCAAATTAAGGATGGACATTTGCCAAACCAATTCATTTGGGTCCTAAAAGCATATAATTTTCAAGCCAACTAACTAATTTACATGTCAGTAGTGATTATTGGACTAAATTCACACCACTCCATTTTAATTTCACACCTTCAACGTATCAACATGCAACTTCTACGATTAGTATTGAAACGTGTGTGAATTTAAAATGATCAGGGGTGTAAATTTAGCCCTTCTcagttaaaaatataatgaaacggAACTTTCTTGTTTGAGTAGGATTACACATTTTGGAACAGGAACTGCACAGGATATACCAACGACAAGAAGTCTAGATTGTGTACTAAAGTTGCTGCAAACATATATAATTCACAAGCAAAGGGAAAAGTTGTATGCCCTACTACAATTGTCTCCTATTCTTCCATTATGATCAGTATTAAATGTAAACACTAAAGGTAAAGGTGGCGAACCATTGTCTTCCCTTGTGTTCTTGTGTGCACCCACTTTTTTACGTGATTCCACGTACCACGAATGTCATCTTCTCTATATACATCATCTTATTACAAGATAGATTGGTTTGATGCAGACTTGAACAGAGAGCGCAAGAGAGGGAAAGGGGAAAGAGGAGGTGGGGAGGATATGGTTCTCTTATATTTAGTCAACCTAAGAAGACAAAGGGAGATGGTGATTTTCATAATGTCAGAGTCTAGATTCGTTTTCTCTACTCATTCCTTCCTTTGATTAATAAGCAAATAAGGCTATCCCTCCACTGCCCTCCATAAAAAAACTTCATATATTCGATTCTCCTCCACTGATATCAGCAACCAAACCACCCCCCCTTGTTTATATATCTCACCCCCGTGTTGCAATTTGACCTCAAATATCTTTCAATAAACCATGGTATTTGATATCAATATTTGCAACACCAGACTTAGTCTTGGCCTAGGCTCCACCTTTACTACCAGAAATAATGATCAAAATCATCTTCCTCAGTTTGATCATCATGAGGAGTTCAAGAATAAATCATCACCCAAAATTGATCACTTTTCTCTGACCTTAGGCTTGCCATCAGAGCTTGGAAACATTAGTGTTGATGCTGGTGCCAAAGGTGATCAATCTTGTAATATACATGGACAGCAGGCCTCATCAGTTAGTGCGGTTTCatcattttccaattccagtgtcaaaagggaaagggaggCTAGCGTTGAAGAAGTAGAGGaagaacgagtttctccaaagatTTGTGAAGATCAAGACGAAGAGGGTCCGAGGAAAAAACTTAGATTGACAAAAGAACAGTCTCTTATTTTAGAAGACAGTTTCAAAGAGCACAGCACTCTCAATCCTGTAATTTTCTTTCgaactctctcctttttctccaTTTATCGGTatttatatttgggattagtctTTAAAGGTGAAACCTTCTGATATGGAACCATCTTTGCATTTTTTAACCAGAAACAAAAGCAAGCCTTGGCAAATAGGTTGAATTTACGGCCACGACAGGTAGAAGTGTGGTTCCAGAACAGAAGAGCCAGGTATTTCCTCGTTAACTTCTTCTAATCtaatcatttcttttctttcttttttttttgttaaatgaaagaaaaatggttgAGATGAATTTTatcaaagagagaaaaaaatccCTTGACcggattttcttttttctttttaatctgcAAACAGGACGAAGCTGAAACAAACGGAAGTGGACTGTGAGTTATTAAAGAAATGTTGTGAGACACTAAAAGAAGAGAATAGAAGACTAAACAAAGAATTGCAAGAGCTAAAAGCAATGAAGCTGGCGGCGCCACCGCCGTTGTACATGCAGATACCGGCAGCCACTCTTAGCATGTGCCCATCTTGTGAGAGGATAAGCGGTGGTGGTCATGTTGGTGAGAAgtcttctaaaatttctttctCCATCGGAGCGAAGCCTCACTATTATAGCCCCTTTGCCAATCATCCCTCCGCAGCTTGCTAGACAACTCAGTTAATTAGTCACTTAGGCTCCAATATTATTTGGCCAATACTCATATATTAAATAGATTGTATATCCTTTGTGCCTATGTGAAAATGTGTGAAAATTGAGTTGTCTCTTTCCCTTCAACCTTACCGGAGCTTTTGTACATAACAtatatttgtgaatttttttccaTTAGTAGTTTACTTGTGGTTATGGTTCCTTTAACCATGATGGATTAGATCAGgattccaattcatttttttacgTATAAATGGGGTTTTTCTTTCTTAAGAAATATTAGGACTAAAACAATTGTAATTCCGGATCAAGACGGGAGAATTTTTCATCAGGCGGATTTGCAACTGCAACTTCATTAAATATGCGAGTaatttttaagatgattttcgaTGTAATCATACTACGGGAATGAATATTCCCAATTTATAAAGATTATCATGTGCTTCTTTTTCAATTTATTTGCATTTGGCCGTATCTACGCAGCAATTTGTTGGATTGAGGATCATCTGCAAAACATTTTTTTCGCTTGTATAATAATTacgttttttttaaaaaatattttttcatttcaaatacATGACATCACAAAAACTATTGCaatattatttcaaaattattttttccaaataatctccTGCCGCGGAATTTGAAGATGGACATTGTTCAGGAAATCTATATGTGCAACAGCCCTCCTATGGGAACAACATGTCAACAACACAAATGTTTCAAGCAAATCCACACTTCTTCTATGCCAGAGAAATCCCTTATTTTCTTGGGGTAGCATTTTTGGCCGAAAGATGTCTGTATGATTTTGTTCAAAGCATCGATCTTTAGGCTACCATCTTTTTGAGCATGCACACATTGGTTTGTGGATTGCTAGGGTTGTTGAAATTATATCGTTAGGCTACCTATCTTTTCTAAATCTTTGTCCTTCTCTAACCTGTCTTTAATGTTCGCCTTAATTATTTGCTGTATCGAATAATAGAAATAGAGGTCCTCATAATGGATTTACAACTTTAAGTGTGGTAATTAGTACTCCCTCCCTTTCTTTATAACTGatgtttaagaaatttgctctagtgtacttttatctgtcgttttattatccctatacagtattaattattttttcataattttacccttttatctctcttttccaatacagggttcttaattactactcctagtAATTATTACTTCTCTCTTTGTAACAACCTTAGTAATTATCTGCCCCTCCGTATTCATTTTAGAAACATTTAGTTTGGTGGGAGTTAGTTTGCATTGCTTTTGGCCTAgtaaaacagcaccatttaGTACTTTAGTGAGATAAAATATGggtgaattggacaattaatgagggtacaaaaagaaaatagtgtatagatttaagcaatgaaaaacttttcttaattggtgtgcaaaaccttaaacgtcagttataaaaaaagggagggagtactTGCTTCTGATTTGATCTCAGGATGTATAGATGTGATCTGCAATTATTTTGCTTTGCAGATTGTTTAATTATCTGACGAtgagactctttttttttttttttttttaccgtcCACAACTGCATGCCTAAAAGATACATGTGATTTATCACAATTCAGAAGCATCcagattttagattttaagTCATATCCTGCAGtggaaaatctttgacaaatgCTTTTGGTGTTTTAGTTGGAAATCTCTTCTGCACCGCTACTATATATCTAATTAATAGTAAACAGATGAGACCCTGACGAGGAACTATAATACCAATAGGCAATAACAAAAGATATGATTTCAGCACTACTGTCTGCAAGATATCACCTCTCCAAGTTTTCTTTCTTGGAACCTAGGAACTAGTATTCCAAAATTTTGTTGCCCTCGAGAAGTTAAttagcaaaaataaataaataaataaaattcctAATTTGTCATTGGATTAATTTGAACTCTAAAGTTATGTGGTGATTTAGTGGAATACCTGAATAGCTCCCAATTTCCAACTGATTATTGTATAAGaatgtttggaaattttttttttttaaataacattGCAGTACTTTTTGtaatatgatatatgtgagataaaatagtaattttgtacaaaaaaaattattgaaaattatatttatgatacaaacaaaataatttttacacaaaaaaaaaagtgggaaTCCAAACATTTGAATTTTTTGGGGCAAGTTgtgtagaaaatccaatatgATAATCATGCATGCAACTTGGTAGCATATGCTTGGATGTTGAGAATTAATTCAATCTACAACTTGATGGCGATGATATTCGTATCTAGTACCTCCTCATTCAAGCTGTCAAATAATGTACTACTTTTTCTAGCAAATAAGTCATCATATCGAGTTAGCATCAAACTAGCATTGTTAACAATCATAGAGCCTGTCTTTTTAGGTGATCATTATCATTTTATCACCAAACTTTTCGTCATCATCCACGTTCAAATGTGTCTGTTTACATCCGGCAATTGCACGCCtcaatataaaacaaatttctcGAGTAAACTGAAAAAACCTTAACTTTAATCACATAAATGTTTTTGTTCTCAATTCCTACTGGTGTGTTAGGGAAATGATCAAGTTTTATGGTGCTAATTGATGAAGACTAAAAATAAATCTATAAAGAAGTAATAAAAATCTTCTTAGATATGTTCTTTGTTATCTGTGTATGATTCATGATGTAACTTTGGCCATCAGTGCAGATATTAATGAAATTATGAtgttcattaaaaaaaaaaaaaaagttgatgaAGACAAAAGCcttgtttgataatccaatACTTAAATTCAAAAGTGTTTGTTAACCAAAAAtggaacatctgaattaatgtgatactgaattttctaggtcaaatttattccaaaaactaagtaataaatatattcacttatcacataatataatatatactcaaacatattaaattttttaatacttaacaattcagaatggattcaaattttaaatttcaattttatcaaatgcacctaaCGTGTGCTTATATAAATTGACATCCCACTTGAACATAATTAACTGTAACATGAAAGGCACGTGACTCAATTAGCGACAAACGTGGTTTGACCGCTATGTTGATCATTTCCATTAAAAAATTGGAAAGGTTATTAGGATTggatttcaaacatttaatatGTAAACCACATCAGAATGTAATAATTGCGTACTAAGTTAATTGAGTAAATCTAAATCACGAAGCATCAGTCTCTCGGAATTCAATAAATAAGTTCGAGTTTACAAATAATTGTCGGCTGCCCAGCCACATACCAACACCACGCAAGTTATTTTTAAACACAAAAGATAATCCTATTCTTAACGTCTGATACTTCCATCAAGaagaatgtttttttttaattactatataaaaaaaaagggttgatTCTCTCTGCTTGTGTTGTCCCGGCTTAGCATTAGTAAGGAGGAGGAATTGTACGAGAGAAAATTCTAAATTCAAAACTTtccacttatatatatatatatatcccaaaatgaagtgtacaaaagtcatattaatcttgcattttttaattCCATTATAGTTGTATCTTTACCTTTttaccaaaaaagaaagaaaagaaaaacgttACTTCCTACTTCATGCGTTGGGGATCACAATTGATTTTCTATCCCACTTCTTGTGTCACTTTCTGtctcatttttattatattgctatttctccttcataaatatcgtgttttatttcattttttccccttaaaatccaataactattaacatagttaaaaataaatacaacagcctcaaaaaagcaatatataatagaaaatttaaaaatatggtagaaaaaatctcatttttttatgcattttaatttttcgaatttgttaaattttgtgtattactcaattaatagttattggatattaaggaaacaaaaaagaaataaagcatgatatttatgaaagagaaatagtaatataataaaaaatgggataGAGAATGGTACAAAaagtgggacagaagatccattGCAAGCTAATACTAAGTATACTAGtcaataatttaaatatttgtACAACTCATAACCTTCATTGGTTTTTTAGCGAAAAAAATTCTGATTCAATTTGGATCATTATTTCTCCAAATCTGCTAATTAATTGTTTATTTACTTCTTTATGCAGCGTGAGGCATTATGGCATTTTCCTTGTAATTGTTTTGGGATAAATTTCCTTGTAATTTAGAAAACCTCAGATTCTTTGTTTGGGAATCAATCATGTATCTATCCTGGTGTGAGGTATCATATCAGGGCTAATCTCATTTCTAATTTTCTGCACAGAAAAATCAAGTTCCAGACATCCATCCAAACGTTGAcattaattttgtgattttgttcTTGACCTTTTAAAATGAAACGTTTACAGTTTTCAACTTCCAGTCTTTTACTAGCCGTAAAATATGTTGGAGGCCTAGAAATTTGAAGCTGGACCCAAAATTATGGCAGGCTTGTTTCTGGCTTACTTTCAACCTCTGGTTGCTCCTGCTGCGCATCCTCAGAGGTTTTAGACTTTTGAGCTGCCCGCTATGGAGTACGGTTTTCAACTTTTGATCTACGGAGTACTCTCCCCTCCTCTCTCTCCAAGGCCGCAAACCAGTCAAACTGCTCACGAGCGCTCTTGATTCGATTTGACCAAAACTTAATTTAAGTTCAGTTAACATCGAACTCGAATCGAGTCCAAGGTCAATCGCAATCGCGAATCatttgaatatatatatgtatatataaagtaaaattacatatatatttttaatattttattatttgtcaagaaaaaattactattttatttatttttaaaataaaataattatttgttatttttttaagctCAAGTAGTATCAAACTTGAATTTGATTAAACTCGAATTTGAGGTCGAACTCAAATTTTACATTGAAAGTTCGTCGAGTTCGAATTTGATAAAATGAAGTCTAAGATTTAACTCAATTGAGCAAAACTTAACTCATTTGCAACACTACCTCCTCCCCCTCTGGGTTTTCAACAGACTCCAAATTTTATGaggagaagaaaacaaaaaaggagaaaaagggcaaaattaaCATCGGAACCAAGAATTGCAAAATTAACTTGTTAATATCCCTACCGGTTGAATTGAGTTAGGTGTTAGTCAATGAGGACACAAAATCAACCGGAAATCATTGAGGAATAGCTATAAACCCGCGAGCGTTTGGTAAATTGCAAGCAGCTTTGAGGATGGTCAAGAAAATATGAAGCGGACTTTAATGTGCATGCAACTGTGGAAACTGGTCGCACCTTCTGAGCTACGAATTTGATTTCCCAAGTCCAGAATCCATGGAGTTTCGT contains the following coding sequences:
- the LOC113712929 gene encoding homeobox-leucine zipper protein HAT22; this encodes MVFDINICNTRLSLGLGSTFTTRNNDQNHLPQFDHHEEFKNKSSPKIDHFSLTLGLPSELGNISVDAGAKGDQSCNIHGQQASSVSAVSSFSNSSVKREREASVEEVEEERVSPKICEDQDEEGPRKKLRLTKEQSLILEDSFKEHSTLNPKQKQALANRLNLRPRQVEVWFQNRRARTKLKQTEVDCELLKKCCETLKEENRRLNKELQELKAMKLAAPPPLYMQIPAATLSMCPSCERISGGGHVGEKSSKISFSIGAKPHYYSPFANHPSAAC